Genomic window (Mycosarcoma maydis chromosome 5, whole genome shotgun sequence):
CTTGGAGATATCTTCTAACTTATTTCAACTGATATTAATTATCCTAGACGTTTCAAAGCCGCGCCTATCCATTCTAGCGTCCAAGTCCAAACGAAGGCAGCATCCATTCAGAGTCACGCATGGTTAAGCGGAGCTTCGCAAGGTGCAGCATACAAATTCGTTCCCGCCCATAAAAAAGGCAAGGCAAGACAGGGCAAGGATTCAACAGTGCACATGTGAATCAGGACGCCGCTCATACACCGTTTCAAGTGCCGATTCAGGTGCAGAGGTTCACTGCCAACAACTCAGAGGAGATAACACATCAAGTAAAAACATGCAATGGCGTGGACTCAATGATGCGGTAGGCACTGGCACTCAGTTGCGCCATTGCACGAAGCGCCACCATGGTAGGGTTCAGAGACGGGAGGGTCACAAGCGATGGTCCTCCTCCTAGAAAACATCAATTGGGGCTGGGATCAGCAAGGTACACATGCATTTGCGCTCCGCCATTTTCCGTGCCATTTCAGTACATTAGATACTACCGCTCAGCGAGCTACAATACCGAGATACAATATACTTTTTGAACGTCTCCAGCTAAATTTGAATTGAGTCACAGTCTTGGTATCATCCCGGTTTGCAtgcgatggcgacgagcgacAGGACTGCGGTGCTACGAGCAGTCGTATGTCGACAGTCCACTTGAACAAaccagctccagctccagcgGCAGCTGACGTATGCACAGCATCGACTAAGCTTTCGTGCAACACTCGATCAGGGCAGCAAAGTTCGCACGCTGGGCGCGTCAGACGCGTTCAAACGCACTCAAGATGGCCGGCGAAGAACCAACTTAAAGTGTTGGTTTCAGGCACGGGTGCATTTGTCGGTGCCAAGAGATTGAGGCAAACGATGAGTGTTGCCCAGAAAGGCTGTTCATTACGTACGTTTGAATTCATTTCTATTCAATTATTTTGTTCCATAATATTTATTGGTAAATAATACCTCGTGGCAGCACCGACAAAAAAACTACTGTATGATTAAGACCCAGAAATGTGATCCGTCTAATTTCGGTGGCAAACGTGGGTCAAACCTTCACTTGGGAAAAAAGAATTGTGGCAGGTGGTATCCgccttttttttttttttacCGATTCATGCCGCTTGGTTGCTTCCATTTGTATCTCCGCTGCTTAAGTGCATTTGCTACTCGCCGAACACCAAGGCCTTTGCCCTGTACGGCTTTGTCCGAGAGCAAATTGTTTGATCATCCTGGACCTTCGCAGTCACGGGCTGATACAATCTGTAGATGAGCGGCCGTAGCGGGATTTCTATGCAGCGGGACGTGGTGTCATGATATTTGCGCTCTGCAAGTCTACCGGACAGGCCCATTGCACTTTTATAGCACTTTGCCTCCGGGTTTGAAATGGAAATTGGGTCCCTTCATTCGGCTATGCCATATGATACTTACCGTCTCACCGCCTCTGCGAATAACGACGCTTCTCCTATTGTCATCATGTAAGTTACCGATGATGAAGGTTTCGCACTTGAAGCTCGAATCTTGTTCGTATTGCAACGATGGTCAGTTGCAGATATGCACATAATATTGTTTGCATCGTCGCAAGTATTGCAGAAGGCAGGCTATTTCGAGTAAACTTGCCGAGATTTGAGCGTTGTAGGTATGCTGGGCTGCTATCTAATTTCACATTGAGCCATGTACAGCACGTAGTGTCTTCAAAGTGTTGTGTTCCTGGACCAGAGCCAAAGGCACTTGTTTGCAAGCGGGTACTACTCGGCCGTCGCTCTGCTTAAGCGATAGGAGGGTTCGAGCCGATCAAACAGACGGAAGAATGTAGCCGAGAGCGGGTCCATGACCACGCGCCTCGGATCAGTGAGGTGTTGTTAGGCGACTACTTTAAAGTATTCTCTCGTGCCTGTGTTGGCTCTTTGAACACGATGGCAAGCGTGAAAATCCTTTTGGCCCGTCAAAAACGCCGAGTGACTGACAGGTCTTCTGTGCTAATGTCATACTTATGGCGGCGATGTATAACTTAGTCCACACTCGTTCGGGACTGTTGCTCGCTTCTCTGTTTTACTCGGTGCGCTAAAGCCACTAGTTTTGGTGGTTGCTGATCGGCCCATGCACGCGATCAGTCCGTGTCGCGCTTCGTCTCGGCCTTGAGCGCGCATAGCAGCGGTAAAAAGCGCGCTTCGACgtccgctgctgctagGTTCGCACATGTATATCACGGTTCGCGAATCCCCCGTTTTATCCTTTTCGGTTTCTTcttgtttttttttttttttggtctAGTGTTCTCGAACTGGCTGTAGTTTCATGTCATCTTGCTTTTCCCGACGTAAGACCAGTATTGCGCCGAACGGTTGCAACCAGCCGAAACGCTAGACTCGGTGCAGTTGAAGCCAAAGTGACACCGCTAAAAAGAGGTCCCCGGTTGCATCTTGAGTAGCTggcaacaagcacgaaggtTCAGGATGAACAGTTTTCCTAGAACGCCGCACGATCACCGATCAATTATACATTAAGCCCCGTTCAAAGCTGTGTTTGCATTCGGTGTAACAGCCAACCCTTCGCTTTTTCAGGTAGAGAGACgcgttcacgattcacgatcgcgTACATGCTCTCGTTTTGCCACAGCGAATCACACTGTGCTGTAACGCAAAGTCAGTGCTGCGCCCTGGTCGCACTACGAGCCCCAATATCTCTGTTGCCTTCTCTGCCAGTGCACCGATTTCTGCCAGCCTTTGACACCGAAAAGAAACCTGGAAATTTTTCCTTGACAGAACTTGAACGATGTCTGACTATGTTCACGCTGGTTTTCGGCCAGTAGGCTGAGAGAAtggagtcgtgagtgtccTCTcgaaaaagaaaaagaaaaaggtTGCTGATAATTGTGGCTGCAAAATTCGAGAAAGGGCCGCGAAGCCCTTTCGTTCCGCTATGCCTACAGATGTCATCTTCGCCAAAGTGAACGAGCAAATGCTTTCACACAGAATCAAACAAGGGGTTTGACCCATTTTATCTAATagaagcacgaagaagGTTAGCAAGCACCGATTTTTGAAACGACTAGAGATAAGAACACGGATGGCTGCTCCTAGGAGAAGCACATAACTGCCTGCGCGTCCGCTCAGGCCAGTTCTTACGGGATCGGGATAACGGGAAATCGAACAAAAATCAAGACGGTGGCGTAATTGCAATTACGAAAGccgtcggctgcttcgcttCAGCCAACGCGCTGCTACTAAAAGAGGTTGCAGCATCCATCCAGCCGTTTTCCGTCGGTCACACCAAGAGCGATACCCTGAGATCCCAGATGCTGCGGGTTTGATGGGACTAAAACGGTATCTGATCGATGCTCCCACGATCAGTTCCATTGCTATTTGAATGGAGTAGCAGAGACCAAACCACGTCGGTTCCCACGCGAGGTGTTGTCTTCAACAAAATGATAAATTCTGGGAGCCGAGCCAGAGAGCTACCACCGAAATGCAACGTCCTGTAAATGTTCAGCAATAAAAGTAGACACATCTATGTCCTTTCACGAGTTCTCTTGTTGATCCGCAGTCGCGCGAACTCGTAGTATCATCGCCGAGCGGAGGCTTGTACCCATCCGAAAAACTTGTCAGGCTGATTGGGAAGCTAGACCCGGCTTGCGTTAGAACGACCAGACATGGTGGtgtacagtcacgagtgtggcCTCAACATGCAATCCAAGTGGCTGCCCGATGTGTGATTACGAAAGCCGTGCATTCAACCCAGAGCGAAGGAGATTCTTAGCTACCCAGAGGTATGCGACGCAGTGacaagcgaggcgagggAGATGTAGTAAGATGTCGCACTTTGCGCAGGCAAGTTTGGTGATTTTAGGTTGCTCGTAGGCGACATTTGCGTGGCAGGATACTACCTCATATCGCTGACTCGCGTGCGCTATTGTTACATTCAGTGCCATAACCGCGACATGTTCAAAGGCCTGCACTCGCCGATACCGTATCTTTTCACTGACAAAATTGCGACCACACTCAAGTTACGAGGACGATTCGCAATGTTTCCGCTTCATTTGACATCTTAGCGTGAGAATAGACCAACATAATTAGAGTAATGATTGTACGAGATACCTTTGGGCGCATCCAGAAGGTCCTGTAGCAGAAAATTCGGCGTGCGACGGGCCgaccaatcgtgaatattccCATACCGCACATTCTGATTCGTCGTCTAGCCGAATGACACTCGGATCTGGTTCGGACTTGCAATTGCTGGCTTTCGTCTCAGCGCTAGGCCAGGAACCACAGGCATGGCATGCGCCCAAATGGCGAGTTGTGCCTGCAGAAGGATCTGATACATCAATAGCTCTGCATCTTCAAGTTCACACGTAAAAATTTGCAGCTTGTCTAGTGATGCACTGAAGAGTATATCACGCATCAGTATGGGTTCCTATCGCAGAGACTTAAGAGCAACCTTGACTGCCTCACACTCGCAGAGACAGTACAGTAATGTATCTGTACATGGGTGTGGCGACAGTCAAGTACTTGCTCAATGACTCAGATACGCTGGTCGTTGCAGGCTTGAGATCTagcaaaaaaaaacccaACGTGGGTTTAGCTTTGCATGTTGGGCAGAAAAAACACTGTACGGCATCGATACCTGCTTGCCGTGCCGGAGATTGGATCTACTATACTTTGATTGGGCCCACTACGTCCGTGCACTTTAAATCCAATATTGTACCTGCCTGAAAGGGTCAATCAAATCAGTGGAAAAAGCGCGACACTTTTCATTCTCAATGTAGCGTGGCCAGTCGGATCAAATCTGACAGCTCGCCTAGTGGATCaagcttcgtgcttcggGGCCTCGGAACAGTCGAACACTTGCGACGCTGAGCAGTTCTCACACTAGCTTCACCGACACGAGACAGCCGGACCTACAAGAACGAACTTCGGGAAAACGCTGGGCTCGTCTGCAGGCCCGCTGCCCTTTCGCATGAGTAATTGCCACGCATCACCTGGCGGACTTGATGTGATTTGCGGTGCCACATCTCGTACACGCCACGAGGCAAGTCTCAACCGTCTTTGTCACACATGGATGAGCCTCGCTTGGCCTGATCTTGAACGAGTCCAGGAACGACAAGCGTAATCCCGAATGAGCGGCGCTCATCGCCCAAGCAGTTCGCATCCCTGCACCTGGCACTTTGGCGTGAGCTGCGACGGAAAGGTACCTGTGTCGAGCGTGAAAATTTTGTCACCACTGTGTCACACCACTGTTTCACCAAGCagacagtcgtgaataACCCGTAATTTCGATGGCCTGGCGCATCAAACCGGCTGTACAACGTGCGCACGGCCGCGTAGGTCTGTAGGTTGCGAGCTGGTGAGCGCTCTTAACATATCAAAGTTTGCTTGCACAACACGTTCCATGTGTTCGTTGTAGAAATCTTCAACTAAAAGGGGAGGGCGCCACCGATTCGGGCAGCCCATCAAGCGGAAATCGGCTGCAAGGTATGGTCATCGGGGAATGCTCATTGATCAGGACAATACATCAGGCGTGGTAGGCTATGATGGCGATAACACAGTCTTCCTTGACACTATCACTGGTGGTCACCGTCCTGTTGCTTCACGGACTGAGCGACGCTGTCTGGCTCAAAGCTTTGACCTCGCGTGGCTGGATGGCGGGGCCAGGGGAAGTGGGTTGAACCATTTCGGGTTGCGTTTCTGTGGTCGAACACAGCCAAGATAAAGGGGAAGAGGGCGACACAGCATCAGTACAGACACGCAGATGAACTACGCTAGCGCTAGACACACGCAAAGACGTACCCCTTTGAATGCCTCTAAGCCTTCGTTGATGTTCTTGCCCACATAGAGCAATCGACTTCTGTCGGACAACAAGTTGTCTCGCGCCGAAGCATCAATGTCGCCGTTCGTCGAGTCGCGGGCCATGACTAAGGCAGACTTTGTCACAAGCACGCTATCGGGACTATTCTGGGTCAGCTGAATGGCGATATCGATAGCAGCCTTATCTACTGCTGCCTGACCGAGCTCCTCGGATGTCGACTTTGCAACATCAACGAGCCGGTTGACCATATTGTACCGGTCATGAGCTTCCTTAGCACTGATAGGCttgccgaggaggagaagcTCCGACGCACGTTGCTGTACGCAAAAAGATGGAAGAGAAATCAcggaagagagagaggcaaGATGAAAGAGTGCTGAGCTTAGTTTTGTTCTCAACGCAATGATAGTTTTACAAGCGACGATCTTGCGACTTACGTGACCACATAGCTGTGTGAGTCGAGGAATACCACCCATGGCAGCCACAACGCCCCTGGCTACCTCAGGCAGGCCGATTACGGATCGAGTACTGGCCACCACCATGTCGCAATTGAGGATGGTCTCTGTGCCGCCTCCCATGCAAATACCATCAACAGCGGCGATGATGGGCTTGGCGCTCCTTCGCGAACTCATACCCCCAAAGCCACCTCGCTTGAGCCTCTGAATGGATTTACTAACCTCTGCATCAGACTGCATGGGCTCTCCTGTGGTATGCGTCATAGTATCGGAAGTCTGATTCTTGCTGAGCCAATCCTTGAGGTCTTGGCCGGCGCAAAACGCTCTACCCTTGCCCGCAAGGATGATAACCCAAAGAGAGGGCTCGGTCTCGAACCAATCGAACACACGACAGATGTCCTCTTCCATAGCATCCGTCATCGAGTTGAGCTGTTTGGGTCTGTTGAGCGTCATCTGAAGCACATGACGTGCAGGGATGGTGAGGATCAGATGTGAGCCCACCTTCGGCATCATGATTTTAGAGGAGGTCATGTTGATGTTTGATTCGAAGCTTCTTGCTAGATTTGCAATGTCTGCTTGGTGCGCTTCATGAGAGAGTGATCAGCGAGTGTAGACAGGTCTTATACTTGACCTTCTAGTGAATGCACTTATAGCTTAGCATCCACCAAGTGTTGAGCAAGTTGGTACACCGCATTGACTAGGCTAGAAAGCAAGGTCCAGCCGGTCTTCGGCCCTTCCTTGTCCGGCTATTCATCGAGAAAAAATGCGGGGAATGAAGGTCACATCTCCCGATGAAAATCCCGATCTTGCGACTAAcacaagattcacgattgaaatTAGGGCGTGTCCTCCACATGCCCTAAGCTTCGATTGAGCTTGCTGGCCAAGCGTACTCGGTGACTGTACAAGGTACCACCGAAATCTTAATGGTAGCGCTCCTTATCATACCACCATATCTCCAGTGACCTACAAGATTCGCAACACCATCACCTAACGAGAAACTCAAAAATGACGGACGGATCCGACATCATCCTAATTCTCGGTGAGTGGATAATCTCAAggttgtgcttgctgcggGTCACCTTCGCAACTGACTCGCTAAGATTCCCATTCTGTGCCCATgcttctcgctcgctaTGCGGTAAACCGACTCTATGAACAACAGTGGCTATAATCCTGCCGCCTGCAGCAGTGGCATTCATCACTGGTGTGAGTGTGGTGAAACCTGATCGAGatctgctcgtcgttgacAAAGAATAGCTTACTTACATTGCCGGGGGTTTCCTCCGATTCTTTATTCCGGTAGTGCTCATGTGATCTGATGATCAACATCTTGCTGACCATCCTCGGGTGAGTGTCATTTGATAGGGCCACAAGCTGCGCTTCTTGAAGCCTTTGCCTGACAATCTGTATCAATCTGCAATTTCATTTTTGCGCGTTTGGCTTCGTATTGCCGCCCATACAGATACATCCCGGGACACATCCATGCTTGTAAGTGGATATATTTACTATCAGCTTCTTTCCAGAGATACTGACTGATGCGTTTATCCGTGTTCATcgcctttttcttttctcACAAAAGTCTGGCTCATCTACAAGAAGATGAAAGCCGAAGAGCGCTTCAACGGTGCCGTCCAATACACAGGTAACGGCGAGTGGGTGCCCAAGTACGGCCAGCCTGTCCACCAGGTTCCGCCTCCCAGCTACGGAGCCACGCAGTAAGGCGTGTTAAGTAAGGCGTGTTATAGCTATGAAACCAGCATGATTTCTGTCAAAACCTCCCTGTCATCGATCGCCGAACATTAGCCTCGCTGGCATTGTGACCTGTTCCGTTCTTCTTTCCCTTTACAGAAGTATCAGTTGTTAACCCTTCCTAGCCTGCAATCCTATCGTCAGCTCAGTGATGTACCGACTTCCAGCAATGGCACCTGATTTGCTATGTCAACAGCCTCGTCCGTACTTTGAGTATGACGGTGAATGAGCAGCCGCGAGCCTCCAAGGTCCGGGGAAATCTTAAATTTCCTGGCCAacgcgcagcagcgcagcagtTGCGAGTGCAGTATATGGTCATTTTCAGGAAAGGGGCGGATCGGGCGCTCAGGTGAAGCAGGATGATTCCTGGTATCGTGATTAGGGTAGCCGTGTCTTCGTCCTTTTCTCTCTTTCAACTCACGCGTGCTGGCCCATGCTCGGCTCACTTCTTCAAAgtcacaatcacggatgcagagttcacgattcatcTCATTCTTCCTGATCTGATTGCCTTTGTTCTAGGCCACCATAACAAACTTGGGCGCCGTTGGTCGCTGTCAACACTACCCTTACTTTTTGTAGTACATCGGCCAGATACTCCTTGTCTGCGCACACTTTAGTGCCCGCACGCTCGCACACCCTCAATACGTCGCATAGATGAGAGCCCCGTTCTTGCGGCCTCGTGGGCGCAGCGACCTTGTACGAATCTTGGCCTTGCCAGACTCCTTGCATTCGGTTATTCCTCTGATCTCGTCTCGGACAATatcgacagcatcgccatccttcCGCTCGACAATCCTACTCGTTCGTCCGCCTTCAATCTCTACCAGACGATATTATAGTAGAGACCCACTTCAAGCCGAACACGAGGCCAACACAGTTCGAGGCAATCGTGCGGCACGAAGCCGTGCCGAGGAACAGGCGCGAGAGCACCAACAGGAAAAGCAAAAGGGCAATCAAGGCTCTTACAAGCAAAAAGTTTTCAGATCATGGTCTGGTACACCGATCAAGTGGTACCCCATACCCATCCTCCTCGGTGCTGTGGTGCTGGTCGGCGTGCAAGCGCGTAGAAGCTATGTCGCAGAGCAGAACGGTAAGGGTGTTGGGACCAAGATCGTCGATGAGAATGGTCAAGTTGTCAAGATGCAAGGCCCTTGGACCGTGTATGTCATTGGTGCGCTTCCTCTGAATGCCATCTCTCGCGCTTGGGGTTGGGCGAACAACCTTACACTGCCTGTCTGGTTTCGACCGTTTGGGTTCAAGCTGTACGCCTCCATCTTTGGCTGCAACCTGGACGAGATGAAGGATCCTGATCTT
Coding sequences:
- a CDS encoding uncharacterized protein (related to enoyl-CoA hydratase) — translated: MTSSKIMMPKVGSHLILTIPARHVLQMTLNRPKQLNSMTDAMEEDICRVFDWFETEPSLWVIILAGKGRAFCAGQDLKDWLSKNQTSDTMTHTTGEPMQSDAEVSKSIQRLKRGGFGGMSSRRSAKPIIAAVDGICMGGGTETILNCDMVVASTRSVIGLPEVARGVVAAMGGIPRLTQLCGHQRASELLLLGKPISAKEAHDRYNMVNRLVDVAKSTSEELGQAAVDKAAIDIAIQLTQNSPDSVLVTKSALVMARDSTNGDIDASARDNLLSDRSRLLYVGKNINEGLEAFKGKRNPKWFNPLPLAPPSSHARSKL